The Streptomyces bacillaris sequence CCCGAGGAAGGCGAGCAGGCTGGTCGCGGTCGGCCCCCCGTCCGGGTAGCGGTAGGTCCCGCTGATCGGGTTCATCACGACCGTCCCGCCGGACATCCGCACATGCACCTCCGGGCTCGCCCCCACCAGCACTCGGTCCCCGGTGTGCACCACGAACGTCCAGTACGCGCCCCGCTCGCCCGCCAGCAGCCGCCGGAACAGCGCCAGCGCGTCCGCCCGCCCGAACCCCGGGATCGCGCCCCGGAACGTCCGCCGGATCACGAAGTTCGCGCCCTCGCCCTGCCCGATCTCGTCCCGGATCACCCGCCGCACGATCTCCGCGTACTCCCCGTCCGCCACGTCGAAGCCCCGGTCCTCCACCGCCACGTCGTGCGCGGGCAGCGCCGCCAGCACCTCCGTCAGCTCCAGCTCGTGGCTCTCCTCCGCGACCAGCACGCTCAGCGGCGTCCCGTCGTCGCGCACGTCGAAGCCGCGCTCGGCGATCTGCCGGAACGGCACCAGGGCCAGGGCGGGCGACGCGCCCACCGGCAGGTCGGCCAGCCGCTCCACCTCCCGCACCCCGCCGATCAGCACCTCCACGTGATCGTGGTCACGGCCGGGGGTGCGCCTGCGCAGCAGCGCGAAGGGCGGGGCATCGTCGGCCAGCAGCCGGCGGACGAGGTCAAAGGCGGTACGGGACATGGGAGCGGGTTCCTTCCGGACGGTCCGTACGAGGGCCTCGTACGGGATTCACGGGGAGAGGAACGGCTCCGCAACGCAGAAAGGCCGCCCCTCGGGCGGCCTGCGCGGTGTGTGTCAGCGCGATGGTTCAGCGGGCCGCCGGATGAGCGGTCCACCACCAGTTCTGGATCGAGAGCTGGGTCTGTTGCGTCGACATGGTGCGACCCTAGCGGACGTTCCGGGCATCGGAGCAGGTGTCTCAACTATTGAGCGCTCGGATGGACGCCTCCCACGACCCCGTAATGTTGTCCGTGTGACCGTGAACGCCAATACCTCCGTCGCCGGTGGCAACACCTGGCGAGACCTTCCCGCGGCGCAGCAGCCCGAGTACCCCGACTCCGAGGCCCTGCGCGATGTACTCGCGGACCTCGCGTCGTATCCGCCGCTCGTCTTCGCGGGCGAGTGCGACCAGCTGCGCGCCCGTCTGGGAGCCGTCGCCAAGGGCGAGGCGTTCCTGCTGCAGGGCGGCGACTGTGCCGAGGCCTTCGACGCCGTCTCCGCCGAGCACATCCGGGCCAAGCTGAAGACGCTGCTCCAGATGAGCGCCGTCCTGACCTACGCCGCCTCCGTGCCGGTCGTCAAGGTCGGCCGGATCGCGGGCCAGTACTCCAAGCCGCGCTCCAAGTCGACCGAGACCCGCGACGGCGTGACCCTGCCGACCTACCGCGGCGACTCGGTGAACGGCTTCGCCTTCACCGAGGAGGCCCGGGTCCCGGACCCGCAGCGGCTGAAGCAGATGTACCACGCGTCCTCCTCCACGCTGAACCTGGTGCGCGCCTTCACCACCGGCGGTTACGCCGACCTGCGCCAGGTCCACGCCTGGAACCAGGACTTCGTGAAGTCGTCCCCCGCGGGCCAGCGCTACGAGGCCCTGGCCCGTGAGATCGACAACGCGCTCAACTTCATGAAGGCGTGCGGCACCGACCCGGCCGAGTTCAAGGCGGTCGAGTTCTACGCCTCGCACGAGGCGCTGCTGCTGGACTACGAGACGGCGCTGACCCGCACCGACTCGCGCACCGGCGAGCTGTACGACACCTCCGGCCACATGGTCTGGATCGGTGAGCGCACCCGCCAGATGGACGGCGCGCACATCGAGTTCGCCTCCAAGGTCCGCAACCCGATCGGCATCAAGCTCGGCCCGACGACCACCGTCGACGAGGCCCTGGGCTACGTCGACCGGCTGGACCCCGAGCGCGAGCCCGGCCGGCTGACCTTCATCGTCCGCATGGGCGCCGACAAGGTCCGCGACAAGCTGCCCGAGCTGGTCGAGAAGGTCACCGCCTCCGGCGCCACCGTCGCCTGGGTGACCGACCCGATGCACGGCAACACCTTCGAGGCCGCCTCCGGCCACAAGACACGCCGCTTCGACGACGTCCTGGACGAGGTCAAGGGCTTCTTCGAGGTCCACAAGGGCCTCGGCACCCACCCGGGCGGCATCCACGTGGAGCTGACCGGCGACGATGTCACCGAGTGCGTGGGCGGCGGCCACGAGATCTTCGTGGACGATCTGCACCAGCGCTACGAGACGGCCTGCGACCCGCGGCTCAACCGCAGCCAGTCGCTCGACCTGGCCTTCCTCGTCGCCGAGATGTACCGCGACCAGTAGGCACTCCCCGACGGGTATTCCCGCCGGACGCACCTGTGGGGCACGGATCCATGTGATCCGTGCCCCACAGTCCGTTCCCGGACTTTTGCGCGGCTCGCCAGGCGGGTAAGGTTAGGTTAGCCTCACCGACGAAGACGGGGACGGCACCAGCGACCGGCCCGCAGGGAGGTGAACCGCATGTACGTCTGCTCCTGCTTCGGCATCACCGAGGCGCAGGTCAAGAAGCATGCGGACGCCGGGGCCTGCACCCCGCGCCAGATCGCCTCGGCCTGCAAGGCCGGCACGGACTGCGGCGGCTGTGTCCGCCGGATCCAGGCCCTGCTGGGGCGTGACTGCTCGCGCCGCGACCTCGTGGGTCAGCAGCGGGAGCCCGCGGCGGCAGCGGTCGGCCACCCGATGGCCATGCCGGCCGCGGCGGCCGTGCCGGTGGCGGCGACCCCGGACGTGCGTCTCCCCGACGCGGCCTGACGGTCTCCTGCGGGGCCCGATCGGCTCCGGGACCGGCTCAGCTCTCCGGCTGCTCGATCAGCTGCGCGATGTAGAGCGGCTCGCCCAGCTTCTCCACCAGCTCCAGCTGGGTGTCGAGGTAGTCGATGTGGTGCTCCTCGTCCTCCAGGATGGACTCGAAGATGTTCGCCGAGGTGATGTCCCCCTTGGCCCGCATCACCTCGATCCCGCGCTTGAGGCGGTCGATCGCCTCCACCTCGACCTGGCGGTCCGCCTGGAACATCTCGGTGACCGTCTGGCCCACCCGGACATGGAAGAGCCGCTGGTAGTTGGGCAGCCCGTCCAGGAAGAGAATCCGGTCCGTGAGGACCTCGGCGTGCTTCATCTCGTCGAAGGACTCGGCCCGGGTGTACTTGGCCAGCTTGGTCCAGCCGAAGTTCTCCTGCATCTTCGCGTGCAGGAAGTACTGGTTGATGGCCGTCAGTTCGGCCGTCAGCTGTTCGTTGAGGAACTCAATGACCTCGGGGTCGCCCTGCATCGCAGAGGCTCCTTCCAAGCGTGATCGACAAGGTGGCCGCATCCTCGCACCGCGTCCACCGGCCGTCCAGTAAGTGCACGCTTAGTACGAGTTGACCCACCGAAGGTCCGCCCTGGTCATGACCACCCCTGGCTGTCTGTCACCATGGAGACATGGGTCAGCCGGAAAACCGGGAGAAGCGCGGAGCAGAGCAGTCGGACCTTCCACCAGGACAGCGACTGCAGCGCGGATGGCCGGTCACCCACTACGGGCCCGTTCCCAAGTTCAAACCCGAGCGGTGGGAGTTCCGGGTCTTCGGAGCCACCGCCGACGGTGACAAGCACTGCTGGAACCACCAGGAGTTCACGGCGCTGCCGTACGCCTCCGTCGTCGCCGATCTGCACTGCGTGACGAAGTTCAGCATGGTCGGCGCCGAGTGGGGCGGCGTCCTCGCCCGTACGGTGCTCGACCTGGCACCCCCGGCGCCCGAGGCCACCCATGTGATGGTCTGGGCCGAGTACGGCTTCTCCTCGAACCTGCGGCTGGCCGACTTCGCCTCCGACCGCACGCTCTTCGCCACCCACAAGGACGGCGAGCTGCTCACCGCCGAGCACGGCTTCCCGCTCCGCCTGGTCGTCCCGCACCTGTACGCCTGGAAGGGCCCGAAGTGGGTCCGGGGCGTCGAGTACATGACGGCCGACCGGCGCGGGTTCTGGGAGGAGCGGGGCTACCACAACATCGGTGACCCCTGGGCCGAGCAGCGCTATTCGTACCAGGAGGAGCCGGGGGACGGCCCCGAGCTGTGACCGTCAGCGCCGGGGAGCGGTCCGCAGCTCCTTGAGCCGGGCCACGTCCGACGCGTGCCCCTCCTTGCCGCCGGGCGTCTCGATGATCAGGGGCACGCCCTCGGTCGCCGGGTGCGCGAACAGCTCCCGGAACGGCTCGGCGCCGATATGGCCCGCGCCGATGTTCTCGTGCCGGTCCTTGTGGGCGCCCACGACGTCCTTGGAGTCGTTGGCGTGGATCAGCTTGAGCCGCCCCTCACCGACCGTCTCCACCAGCAGATCGAGCGTCTGCCGCATTCCCGAGGGACCGGTCAGATCGTGGCCCGCCGCGTAGATGTGGCAGGTGTCCAGGCAGATGCCCAGCTTGGGGTGGGCGTCCAGCGCCTCGAAGTACGGTCCGAAGTCCCACGTACGGGAGCAGAGCGAGGAGCCCTGGCCCGCCGTGGACTCCAGCAGCAGATCCGGGTCGTCGTCGTGCGTCAGCTCGTCCAGCAGCGGCCGCATGTGCTCCCGCACCTGGGCCAGCGCCTCCGCGCGCGGCCGCCCGCCGGTCGCGGAGCCGGTGTGCACGACCACGCCCAGCGCGCCGATCTCCCGGGCCCGGCGCAGCGAGTGGCGCAGGGACTCCACGGACTTCTCGACGGTCGCCTCGGTGTGCGAGCCGAAGTTGATCAGGTACGGGGCGTGGACGTACGCGGGCATCGAGGCGGCCGCGCACTCCGAGCGGAACAGCTCGTCCTGCGCCGGGTTCCCGGCGGGCGTCGCCCAGCCGCGCGGGTTGGCGACGAAGACCTGCACGGTCTCGGCCGCCAGCTCCCGGGCGTAGGAGAGGCCGACCTTGGCGAGACCGCCGGCCACCGGGACATGGCCGCCCACGGGGTTGCGCAGCGGGCTTCCGTCCTCGGCGTGCGGCCGATTTCCGTCCTCAGGGTTGCGCATGACGTCCTAGAGCCCCTTGGTCCTGATCGTGATGGTGGAGCCCTCGGGGGCCTGTTCGCCGCCCGCCACGGACTGGCGCGCGACCGTGTCGCTGAACGAGAGGAACGGCCGGTCGACCTTCACCTCGAAGCCCGCCTCCTCCAGGGTGGCCCTGGCCTCGTCGACGTCCCGGCCGGTGACGTCGGGGACGTCCAGCATCCGGGGGCCCTTGGAGACGGTCAGCTCGATCGTGTCGCCCTCCGCGGCCTCGGCGCCCGCGCCGGGGGACTGCTGGGCGATGTTCCCGGCGGCCTCGGGGGAGTTGACCCGGCCGGGCAGCACCTGGACCTTCAGCCCCTCGCCCTCCAGCTCCGCCGTGGCGTCCTCGACCGAGAGCCCGGTGACGTCCGGGACGTCGATCGGGCTGCCCTTGCTGACGACCATGGCCACGGCTGTGTCCGGGTTCCGGTCGGTGCCCGCGCGGGGCTCCGTACGGATCACCTCGCCGCGCGCGACGTCCTCGCTGAACTCCTTGGTCACCATGCCGGGGACCAGGCCCACCTTCTTCAGGGAGCGCCGGGCGTCCGCCAGGGAGGAGCCCGCCACATCGGGCACCCGGACGATCTCCGGGCCGCGCGAGACGATGAGCTTCACCGAGCCGTTGCCCCGGATCCGGTCGCCGGACGCGGGGTCGCTGCCGACCACCGCGCCCCGCTCGACCGTGTCGCTGAAGACCCGCTCGACACCCTCCAGCCCGAGCCCGGCGTCCGAGAGCCGCTTCTCCGCCGCCTGCTGGGTCTGGCCGAGCAGCGAGGGGACCTGGGTGAACTGGCCGGAGTTGATGTACCAGACACCCACCCCGATGCCGAGCGTCAGCAGGACGGCGGTGACGATGGTGATCAGCTTGCCGTGCGGGCCGCCGAACGGGCCGCTCCGGCCCGCCCGGCGCCGGGGCGGGGCGACCGGCGGAGGCATCTCCAGCCGGCTGGTCCGGTGCACGCCGTCCTCGGGCCCGTCCGCCGGAAGGGCCCGAGGGATCACGCTCGTACGGTCCTGCGCGCCGTCGTGGGTGTTCGACAGCGCCTGCGGCGGTACGGCGTCCAGCTCGGCCTCGGTCAGCTGGGCGCGGGCCTCCCGGGCCTCGGCCAGGAGCAGCACCGCGTCGTGCGGCCGCACCTCGGGGGTGCGGGCGGTGGCGCTCGCCACCAGGGAGTCCAGCGCCACCGGGAGCCCCGGCACGACGGCGGAGGGGGCCGGGACGTCGGTGTTGAGGTGCCGGTAGATGACCTGGGCGGCGTTCTCCCCGGTGTGCGGCTTGGCGCCGGTCAGCATCTCGTACAGCACGACCCCGCAGGCGTACACGTCACTGCGGGTGTCGGCGCTGCCGTGCTCGATCTGCTCGGGGGCCAGATACGAGACCGTGCCGAGCAGCGAACCCGTGGTGTCGGTGGCCGTGCCGACCGCCCTGACCAGCCCGAAGTCCGCCACCTTGACCCGGCCGTCGTCCCCTATCAGGACGTTCTCCGGCTTCATGTCGCGGTGCACGAACCCCGCCCGGTGGGCGGCGCCGAGCGCGGCGAGGACCGGCTCCAGGATGTCCAGCGCGGCCCTCGGCTGGAGGGCGCCGCGCTCGCGCAGGACGTCGCGCAGGGTGCAGCCCGAGACGTACTCCATCGCGAGGTAGACGTACGCCCCCTGGGCGCCCTGGTCGAAGACCGCGACGACATTGGGGTGGGCGAGGCGGGCCACCGACTTGGCCTCGCGGATGAACCGCTCGACGAAGGCGACGTCGGTGGCGAGCGCCGGGTGCATCACCTTGAGCGCGAGCACCCGGTCCAGGCGGGTGTCCACGGCCCGGTAGACCGTGGCCATCCCGCCGACGGCGATGCGCGCCTCGATGCGATACCGGCCGTCGAGCAGCTGCCCGACGAGCGGGTCCTGGAGGGTCGTGTCCACCCCGAGAGTCTACGAGCCGCCACCGACACCCCGGACGGGCCGGGGCGCTCCCGGGGCGGTTCTGCAGCCGATCCGTGACAGGGACACGTCCCAGGTGACGGGCCTGGCGATCCCCGGGCCCCGCGCCTGTACGGCGGGTGCACCCGGGGCCCCGCACCGCACCCCGCTCCTCAAACGCCGGAGGGGCTGGATCTTCAGAACGCCGGTCGTTCCGGGTCCAGCGCCGCCCGCCCGTCCACCGGAGAGGACGCCTCCGCGTAGTGGCGGCGCGGGATGCGCCCCGCCCGGTACGCCAGCCGGCCCGCGTCCACCGCGTGCCGCATCGCCGCCGCCATCAGCTCCGGCTCCTGGGCCCGGGTCACCGCCGAGGCGAGCATCACCGCCGCGCACCCCAGCTCCATCGCCAGCGCCGCGTCCGACGCGGTCCCGGCCCCCGCGTCCAGGATCACCGGCACCCCGGCCCGCTCCACGATCAGCTCGAAGTTGTGCGGGTTGCGGATGCCGAGGCCGGAGCCGATGGGGGAGCCCAGCGGCATGATCGCCGCGCACCCCACGTCTTCCAGCTTCTGTGCGAGGACCGGGTCGTCGTTGGTGTACGGCAGCACGGTGAACCCGTCGTCGACCAGGATCTCGGCCGCGTCCAGCAGCTCGATCGGGTCGGGCAGCAGGGTCCGCTCGTCGGCCATGACCTCCAGCTTGATCCAGTCGGTGCCGAGCGCCTCCCGGGCCAGCCGGGCGGTGAGGACGGCCTCGCCCGCCGTGTAGCAGCCCGCCGTGTTCGGCAGCACCTGGATGGAGAGCCGCTCCAGCACGGAGAGGACCGACCCCTGCACGGTCGGGTCGAGCCGGCGCATGGCGACGGTGGTCATCTCCGTGCCGGACGCGATCAGGGACCGCTCCAGCACCTCCAGGCTCGGCGCCCCGCCGGTCCCCATGATCAGCCGGGAGCCGAAGGCGGCCGGTCCCAGGGTGAAGACGTCGTCGGACATGGTCAGCCTCCCTGTACGGCGGTCAGGACTTCGACGCGGTCGCCCTCGCCGAGCGTGGTGGCGGCCCACCGGCCGCGCGGCACCACGCACTCGTTGACGGCGGCGGCGACCCCGGAGGGCGCGGTGGTCAGGGTGGCGACGAGGCGGTCCAGCGCGGTGCCCGCGTCGAGCGTGCGCGGCTCCCCGTTGACCGAGACGGATACCTGAGGGCTCATGCGGACTGCTCCTGGAGTACGGGTACGGGGGCGGCTCCGGCGGACGCGAACCGGCCCGGGGCGAACGGGCGGGCCACCTCGGGCAGCTCGCCGGTGGTCAGCGCCTCGGCCATCGCGTCGCCCGTGACGGGCGTCAGCAGCACGCCGTTGCGGTGGTGGCCGGTGGCGAGGAGGAGACCGGGCAGGGCGGTCGGGCCGAGCAGCGGGGCGTTGTCGGGGGATGCGGGGCGCAGACCGGCCCGGGTCTCGGTGAGCGGCAGCTCGGTGATGCCGGGCACCAGCTCATGGGCGTCGCGCAGCAGCTCGTAGACCCCGCCCGCGGTGACGGTGGTGTCCCAGCCCATCTCCTCGCTGGTGGCGCCGACGACCAGCTCGCCGTTCTCGCGCGGTACGAGATAGACGTGGCCGCCCCGGACGACGGCCCGTACGGTCCGGCTGAGGAAGGGGGCGTACGCCGGGGGCACGGTGAGCCGCAAAACCTGGCCCTTGACCGGGCGGACCGGCGGCACGACCTCCTCCGGGAGCCCCGCGAGCCGCCCGCTGAGGCTGCCCGCCGCCAGCACGACCTGGTCGGCCCCGACCTTCGTACCGTCACCGAGCACCGCCCCGGTGGCCCGGCCCCCGGCGACGGTGAGCTGTCCGGCGGGGGACCTGCGGAACACCACCCCGGCCCGCTCGCACGCGGCCAGCAGCGCCGCGGCGAGCCGGCGCGGATCCACCTGGTGGTCACCGTCCACCCGCAGCCCGCCCCGCACCCCCGGCGCGAGCATCGGCTCCAGACGGCGGCACTCCCGGCCGCTCAGCCAGACCGACTCCAGCCCCGAGCGCTCCTGGAGGGCGTGCAGCTCCCGCAGATGCGCCCGGTCGTCGGAGTCCAGCGCGACCGCCAGCGTCCCGCAGGTGCGGAACCCGGTCTCCCGGCCGCTCGCCGCCTCCAGCTCCGCGACGAACTCCGGATAGCGGGCGGCGGAGGCGAGGTTGAGGCCGAGGAGCATCTCCTCGCCGTAGTGCAGTTCGGTGACGGCGGCCAGCATGCCCGCCGCGACCCGGGCGGCCCCGCCGCCCGGATCGGGATCGGCCACGGTGACGGTCAGCCCGCGCTGGGCGGCCCGCCACGCGGTGACCAGGCCGATGATTCCGCCCCCGATGACGAGGACATCGGATCCTGGGTTTCCCCCCGGAGTCCCTGGGGTCCTCCCCAAAGTTCCTGAGCTTTCCCCCGGTTTTCCGGAGGTCCTCCCCGAGACGCGCATGGGTGTCCAGCCCCTCCCTTCGCCGGCATGACCCGGATCAGGTTCGTACGGTCGGAGGCCGTCCAGCCTCCCTCTCAGCCCGGTGCGTCCGGGCTCCCGCGAGTGTTCTACCGTGGCCAGCCTAAACCCACCCGCCCACGGCACAGCCAAGGGAGCAGCCACCGTGGCCCGTTCGCTCGACGGACTCGTCCTCTCGCCCGTCGCCGACCAGGCCCCCGGCCAGGTGGGCACCCGGACCCGCTTCACGTACCACGAGAGGAACGGCCGGATCTGGGCCGAGTACGCGGGCGGTGACGTGGTCCACGGCCATCTCGTCGGCACCCGCGACGGGGACGCGCTCGACTTCCGCTACGTCCAGCTCAAGCAGGACGGAACGACCTCTTCCGGACACTGCCTCTCCACCGTCACCGAACTCACCGGCGGCCGGGTCCGGCTGGAGGAGCGCTGGAAGTGGGAGTCCCAGGAGGGCAGCGGGACCAGCGTGGTGGAGGAAGTCACCGGCTGACGTCACGTCAGCTGAATAGACTGGTACACGTGAGCGAGCAGACGGAACACCACGCGGCGCGGGAGCGCACACGGAACGTCGTGATCGTCGGAGCGGGCATGGCGGGCGTGCAGACCGCCGTCGCCCTGCGGGAGGCCGGGTTCACCGGACCCGTCACGCTGATCGGCGCCGAACCCCACCAGCCCTACGACCGGCCGCCGCTGTCCAAGGCGGTCCTCCTGGGCAAGGCCGAGGACTCCGCCTTCGACGTGGACTTCGAGGGACTGGACATCACGCTCCGCCTCGGCCTGGACGTCACCGGGCTGCGCGCCGCCGACCATGTGCTGGACACGGCGGAGGGGCCCGTTCCCTACGACACGCTGGTCCTGGCGACCGGCGCCGAGCCCATCGCCCTGCCCGGCACCGAAGGTGTCCCCGGCGTCCATCTGCTGCGCACCCTGGACGACGCCGCCCGGCTGCGGCCCGTCCTGGAGGAGCGGCACGACGTGGTGGTCGTCGGGGCGGGGTGGATCGGCGCCGAGTTCGCCACCGCCGCCCGCGCCGCCGGCTGCGCGGTCACCGTCGTGGAGGCCGCCGCCCGCCCGCTGGCCGGGACGCTGCCCGCCGAGGTCGCCGCCCCGATGGCCGACTGGTACGCGGAGAGCGGCGCCGAACTCCTCACCGACGCCCGGGTCGAGCGGGTGGAGCCCGGCACGGTGGTCCTCGCGGACGGCCGGGAGCTGCCCGCCGGGGCCGTCGTCGTCGGCATCGGCGCCCGCCCCGCCACCGGCTGGCTCGCCGGATCCGGGATCGAGCGCGGCCCGGACGGCTCGATCACCGCCGACAGCGCCCTGCGCACCTCCCTCCCCGATGTGTACGCGGTCGGGGACTGCGCCTCCTTCCCCTCCGCCCGCTACGGCGAACGCCTGCTGATCCACCACTGGGACAACGCCCTCCAGGGCCCGCGCACGGCCGCCGCCGCGATCCTCGCCGCCGAGAGCGGTGACCCGCTGCCGGTCCACGACCCCGTCCCGTACTTCTGGTCCGAGCAGTTCGGCCGCTTCGTGCAGTACGCCGGGCACCACCCCCATGCCGACACCCTGGTGTGGCGCGGCGACGGCACGGAGGCCACCTGGTCGGTCTGCTGGCTGAAGGGCGGGGCCCTGGTCGCCCTGCTCGCGGTGGGGCGCCCGCGCGACCTCGCCCAGGGGCGCAAGCTCATCGAGTCCGGGGCCGTCCTCGATCCGGAGCGGGTGGCCGACCCGGCCGTACCGCTGAAGTCCACCGCCCTGTGACACCTCCGGCCCGGCCCGCGTGACCCCCGTACGGTCGGCCCGGCTACCGGCTGTCAGTCCCGGATGGCACGCTTGTCCCTGTGACCGAGATTGACGCAAAAACCGATGCTCTCGTCCCCGCCTGGCTCCACCTCCCCGACATCGCGGACATGCTCGATGTCGAGGTGACGCGCGTCCGGCAGCTGGTCAAGGAGGGCCAGCTCATCGCCGTACGCCGTGGTGAGAACCGGACACTTCAGGTGCCCGCCGCCTTCATCGACGGCAGCAAGGTGGTCAAGGGCCTCTCCGGCACCCTGACCCTCCTGAGGGACGACGGCTTCTCCGACGAAGAGATGCTGGAGTGGCTCTTCACTCCCGACCCGACCCTGCCCGGCACCCCCGCCCAGGCGCTGAGCGAGAATCGCGGTACGGAGGTGAAGCGCCGCGCCCAGGCGCTCGCCGTCTGACCGACACGATCAGGAAGCGGTGTACGGGCCCCGCGCGCGGAGCCCGTACACCGCCACGACCACGGGGGGACTCACCATGCCCACGCCTCGCGAGCAGCTGTCCGACGCCCGGCTCTACCTCTGCACGGACGCCCGTAAGCGGCAGGGCGACCTCCCCGCCTTCCTGGACGCCGTGCTCGCCGGCGGGGTCGACATCGTCCAGCTCCGGGACAAGGGCATGGAGGCCGCCGAGGAGCTGGAGCACCTCGCGGTGTTCGCCGACGCCTGCCGCCGCCACGGCAAGCTCCTCGCCGTCAACGACCGGGCCGACGTCGCCCACGCCATCGGCGCCGACGTCCTGCACCTGGGCCAGGGAGACCTGCCCGTGCCCGCCGCCCGCGCGATCATCGGCCAGGAGCGGCTGATCGGCCGCTCCACCCACGCCGAGTCCGAGGTCGACGCCGCCGTCGCCCAGGACGGCGTGGACTACTTCTGCACCGGCCCCTGCTGGCCCACCCCCACCAAGCCCGGCCGCCACGCCCCCGGCCTCGGCCTCGTGCGGTACGCCGCCGCCCTGGCACAGCCGCGCCCCTGGTTCGCGATCGGCGGGATCGACGCGGGCAATCTGGACGAGGTGCTGGAGGCGGGCGCCCGCCGGATCGTGGTCGTCCGTGCGATCACCGAGGCGGACGATCCGGCCACCGCCACCGCCGAGCTGGCGAAGCGGGTCCGCGCACACGTCCTCTGAGCAGTGCTTTCGTGACGGTCCTGGATGGGCGCTGTCCCAAGGGGTGGACGTCGAAAAGGGGAAAACAAGACAATAGCGCCCGCTCTGGTTGGGGGAGTGTCCACCCCCTGGTTAACCTCCCCCTATGGCCCTTGGGACAGCTTCCACCAGGACGGACCACGCGCGCACCGTGCGTGACATGCTCGCGACCGGCAAAACCTCGTACTCCTTCGAGTTCTGGGCGCCCAAGACCGAGAAGGGCGAGCGCAACCTCTGGAGCGCGCTGCGCCGGATCGAGGCGGTGCGGCCGAGCTTCGTCTCGGTGACCTACGGGGCCGGCGGCTCCACCCGGGCCGGGACGGTGCGGGCCACCCAGCAGATCGCCGCCGACTCCACGCTCACCCCGGTCGCCCACCTCACCGCGGTCAGCCACTCGATCGCCGAGCTGCGCAACATGGTCGGCCAGTACGCCGACGCCGGGATCAGGAACATCCTCGCGGTCCGGGGCGACCCGCCCGGCGACCCGATGGGCGAGTGGATCGAGCACCCGCAGGGCGTGAAGTACGCGGCCGATCTCGTCCGCCTCATCAAGGAGGCCGGCGACTTCTGTGTCGGCGTCGCGGCCTTCCCCGAAATGCACCCGCGCTCCACCGACTGGGAGACCGACATCGGTCATTTCGTCGACAAGTGCCGGGCCGGGGCCGATTATGCGATCACCCAGATGTTCTTCCGTCCGGAGGACTATCTCCGGATGCGTGACCGGGTGGTCGCTGCGGGTTGCGAAACGCCGATCATTCCCGAGGTCATGCCGCTCACCAGTGTGAAGCAACTGGAAAGATTCTCGCAGCTCAGCAACGCGACCGTGCCCGAGCCGCTGAAAGAGCGGATCCTCGCGGTCAAGGACGATCCGGCCGCTGTACGCTCCATTGGCATCGAGTTCGCAACGGAGTTCTGCGCGAATCTGCTGTCCGAGGGTGTGCCCGGGCTGCACTTCATCACGCTCAACAACTCGACGGCAACGCTCGAAATCTACGAAAATCTCGGACTGCACAAGCAGTCGTGACCGGCCGTACCCGCCCCCGAGCGGCTGCGGCCGCAGGAGGGGGCGGGCGTGGGCTGGACGGTCCTCTACATCGCATTCGGTCTGGTGGCGCTGTGGCTGCTGGGTGAGGTGCTGCTGCAGTACAAGGCGCGGCTGCGCTGGCGGCTCCTCGCCTTCGGCGGCTTCCTCGGCGTGGTCATGGGGGTCCTGCTCGCCTCCGTCCCGGTCATCGTCGTCGGGACCCTCGCCTTCGCCACCGGCCAGACCTATGTGACGCTCTCCTTCCGGCGCGGCTTCTCCACCGGCTGGGCCATAGGCGGCAGCCCGGGGGAGAGCCGCCGTCGCCGGGGCGGCGGCGAGCGCGCGGCCGCCAAGGAGCCCACGCTGGAGGTCTCCGACCTGGAGGTCTCGGACC is a genomic window containing:
- a CDS encoding trp operon leader peptide — translated: MSTQQTQLSIQNWWWTAHPAAR
- a CDS encoding class II 3-deoxy-7-phosphoheptulonate synthase — translated: MNANTSVAGGNTWRDLPAAQQPEYPDSEALRDVLADLASYPPLVFAGECDQLRARLGAVAKGEAFLLQGGDCAEAFDAVSAEHIRAKLKTLLQMSAVLTYAASVPVVKVGRIAGQYSKPRSKSTETRDGVTLPTYRGDSVNGFAFTEEARVPDPQRLKQMYHASSSTLNLVRAFTTGGYADLRQVHAWNQDFVKSSPAGQRYEALAREIDNALNFMKACGTDPAEFKAVEFYASHEALLLDYETALTRTDSRTGELYDTSGHMVWIGERTRQMDGAHIEFASKVRNPIGIKLGPTTTVDEALGYVDRLDPEREPGRLTFIVRMGADKVRDKLPELVEKVTASGATVAWVTDPMHGNTFEAASGHKTRRFDDVLDEVKGFFEVHKGLGTHPGGIHVELTGDDVTECVGGGHEIFVDDLHQRYETACDPRLNRSQSLDLAFLVAEMYRDQ
- a CDS encoding (2Fe-2S)-binding protein — its product is MYVCSCFGITEAQVKKHADAGACTPRQIASACKAGTDCGGCVRRIQALLGRDCSRRDLVGQQREPAAAAVGHPMAMPAAAAVPVAATPDVRLPDAA
- the bfr gene encoding bacterioferritin gives rise to the protein MQGDPEVIEFLNEQLTAELTAINQYFLHAKMQENFGWTKLAKYTRAESFDEMKHAEVLTDRILFLDGLPNYQRLFHVRVGQTVTEMFQADRQVEVEAIDRLKRGIEVMRAKGDITSANIFESILEDEEHHIDYLDTQLELVEKLGEPLYIAQLIEQPES
- a CDS encoding sulfite oxidase-like oxidoreductase; amino-acid sequence: MGQPENREKRGAEQSDLPPGQRLQRGWPVTHYGPVPKFKPERWEFRVFGATADGDKHCWNHQEFTALPYASVVADLHCVTKFSMVGAEWGGVLARTVLDLAPPAPEATHVMVWAEYGFSSNLRLADFASDRTLFATHKDGELLTAEHGFPLRLVVPHLYAWKGPKWVRGVEYMTADRRGFWEERGYHNIGDPWAEQRYSYQEEPGDGPEL
- a CDS encoding deoxyribonuclease IV is translated as MRNPEDGNRPHAEDGSPLRNPVGGHVPVAGGLAKVGLSYARELAAETVQVFVANPRGWATPAGNPAQDELFRSECAAASMPAYVHAPYLINFGSHTEATVEKSVESLRHSLRRAREIGALGVVVHTGSATGGRPRAEALAQVREHMRPLLDELTHDDDPDLLLESTAGQGSSLCSRTWDFGPYFEALDAHPKLGICLDTCHIYAAGHDLTGPSGMRQTLDLLVETVGEGRLKLIHANDSKDVVGAHKDRHENIGAGHIGAEPFRELFAHPATEGVPLIIETPGGKEGHASDVARLKELRTAPRR
- the pknB gene encoding Stk1 family PASTA domain-containing Ser/Thr kinase, which encodes MDTTLQDPLVGQLLDGRYRIEARIAVGGMATVYRAVDTRLDRVLALKVMHPALATDVAFVERFIREAKSVARLAHPNVVAVFDQGAQGAYVYLAMEYVSGCTLRDVLRERGALQPRAALDILEPVLAALGAAHRAGFVHRDMKPENVLIGDDGRVKVADFGLVRAVGTATDTTGSLLGTVSYLAPEQIEHGSADTRSDVYACGVVLYEMLTGAKPHTGENAAQVIYRHLNTDVPAPSAVVPGLPVALDSLVASATARTPEVRPHDAVLLLAEAREARAQLTEAELDAVPPQALSNTHDGAQDRTSVIPRALPADGPEDGVHRTSRLEMPPPVAPPRRRAGRSGPFGGPHGKLITIVTAVLLTLGIGVGVWYINSGQFTQVPSLLGQTQQAAEKRLSDAGLGLEGVERVFSDTVERGAVVGSDPASGDRIRGNGSVKLIVSRGPEIVRVPDVAGSSLADARRSLKKVGLVPGMVTKEFSEDVARGEVIRTEPRAGTDRNPDTAVAMVVSKGSPIDVPDVTGLSVEDATAELEGEGLKVQVLPGRVNSPEAAGNIAQQSPGAGAEAAEGDTIELTVSKGPRMLDVPDVTGRDVDEARATLEEAGFEVKVDRPFLSFSDTVARQSVAGGEQAPEGSTITIRTKGL